The following are encoded together in the Bacillus sp. V2I10 genome:
- a CDS encoding bifunctional 2',3'-cyclic-nucleotide 2'-phosphodiesterase/3'-nucleotidase: MKRKTNNTFGKKLFNSFAAFLVLLSVLPFPALNAAAEELPSIDLRLLETTDIHAHIMDYDYYSDKESASYGLARTAVLIDEYRKSAKNSILVDNGDLIQGNPLGEYVYKNLGADIAAGTKTNPIFDAMNTLQFDAGTLGNHEFNYGLDYLNGSLKGTNFPVVSANIFDAQTDKPYFEQYAIKEKELIDNTGNKHTVKIGYTGFVPPQINVWDKKHLEGKVITKDIVEIAKTVIPEMKAKGADLIVVMAHTGIVTASQAAGSENMVFDLAKEVPGIDAIVSGHQHGLFPGDKKYNGIAEIDNAKGTVNGVPVVMPKNWGSHLGIIDLKLGQKDGKWTVNDSQSTAAPITSVTTKDEEIVNSIKSTHESTLNYVRKAVGTTEAPINSFFALVQDDPSVQIVNDAQTWYAKKIAAENPKLQGLPILSAAAPFKAGGRNGVDYYTNIAKGDLAIKNIGDLYLYDNTVQIIKLNGSQVKEWLEMSAGQFNQIDPAKTGEQPLLDANFRSYNFDVIDGVTYQIDVTKPAKYSADGKVINADSRRIVNFQYEGKEVSPEQEFLIVTNNYRASGGGGFPNMESENIAYISADENRQALMNYITEEQTINPSADGNWSIAPIKGDAEVVFESTPAAKDFAEKTENIRYAGEAADGFAKYSLDLKGSEVTPPSDSWKLTVMHTNDTHAHLDDVARRAAKVKEIRTQEENSILLDAGDVFSGDLYFTRWNGLADVEFMNMMQYDAMTFGNHEFDKGPDVLRAFIEKAKFPIVSSNVDVGNEPKLSDLVKDPKDFPLKKEGVIYPYIILDVNGEKVALYGLTTEDTPEASSPGENIVFKDAIKASEATIKTITETEKVDKVIALTHLGYEKDLELAEKVEGIDVIIGGHTHTLVDTLKVVDEDETPTIVAQVQDYGKFLGKLDVAFNKDGLVVPAESSTELIAIDKTIAEDPEAKALLDGYKEEINSFKDKVVGHTKVALDGKRENVRSKETNLGNLIADGMLAKAKEAKGAQLAITNGGGIRESINEGDINLGEVLTVMPFGNTLFVLDVTGEQIVEALEHGVSAAEEGKGQFPQVAGVKFSFSKGLPAGERIMDVQVENEDGTFSAIELEKSYRIATNGFMGAGGDGYDVFKEASYAEDLFFVDYEVFLEQLVAEKSVQPEIEGRIMEYFTPSVDVQDNKATITFDDTFIPYVEHTNEVLIDLFGTSEFDAVELKFTNSQIAALKAKESSLSFNNEAVGLDIPLSNLEEKETSISFAKTEEIEDALTDTYDFTLTQDGQALTKFKEEAAIAFFVENAENPRVYYVDREKEKLKKLDGVYEDGTVYGYTSHFSEFTVLESADANGPGKGSGNGNNPGSGPGHGNSPDKGNHNNGGNGLPHTATSSFNIILTGLSILLAGSIFYFIQRRRLGNK, from the coding sequence GTGAAAAGAAAAACAAACAATACGTTTGGCAAGAAATTATTCAATTCATTTGCGGCTTTCCTTGTTTTACTAAGTGTTCTCCCCTTCCCGGCATTAAATGCAGCGGCTGAGGAGCTTCCCTCGATTGATCTGCGTTTGCTGGAAACAACCGATATTCATGCCCACATTATGGACTATGACTACTATTCAGATAAAGAATCGGCGAGCTACGGATTAGCCCGTACAGCTGTTTTAATTGATGAATACCGAAAAAGTGCAAAAAACAGTATTTTAGTAGATAACGGAGATCTTATTCAAGGAAATCCGCTGGGTGAATATGTTTATAAAAATTTAGGTGCTGATATAGCAGCCGGCACGAAAACAAATCCTATTTTCGATGCAATGAACACCCTTCAGTTTGATGCAGGCACGCTTGGAAATCATGAGTTTAATTATGGATTAGACTATCTTAACGGCTCTCTCAAAGGGACAAACTTCCCTGTGGTTAGTGCAAACATTTTTGATGCTCAAACTGACAAGCCTTATTTCGAACAATACGCTATTAAAGAAAAAGAACTTATTGATAATACCGGCAATAAGCATACCGTTAAAATTGGATACACTGGCTTCGTCCCTCCACAAATCAACGTTTGGGACAAGAAGCATCTTGAAGGAAAAGTTATCACAAAAGACATAGTTGAAATAGCCAAAACGGTCATACCTGAAATGAAAGCAAAAGGTGCAGACTTAATTGTTGTCATGGCTCACACTGGAATAGTTACCGCTTCGCAGGCTGCAGGATCTGAAAATATGGTCTTTGATTTGGCTAAGGAAGTACCAGGCATTGATGCAATCGTATCAGGTCATCAGCATGGTCTTTTCCCCGGAGACAAAAAGTACAATGGAATTGCTGAAATCGACAATGCTAAAGGGACAGTAAACGGCGTGCCGGTAGTCATGCCTAAGAACTGGGGAAGCCACTTAGGTATAATCGATTTGAAATTAGGCCAAAAAGACGGAAAATGGACGGTTAATGATTCTCAGTCAACTGCTGCTCCAATCACTTCTGTCACAACTAAAGATGAAGAAATCGTAAATTCAATCAAATCAACTCACGAAAGCACTCTTAACTATGTAAGAAAAGCAGTAGGAACAACAGAAGCACCCATTAACAGCTTCTTTGCTTTAGTGCAGGATGATCCTTCAGTGCAGATTGTAAACGATGCTCAAACATGGTATGCGAAAAAAATCGCTGCCGAAAATCCTAAGTTACAGGGGCTGCCGATCCTTTCCGCTGCTGCACCGTTTAAAGCCGGCGGACGCAACGGTGTTGATTATTACACAAATATTGCAAAAGGCGATTTGGCCATCAAAAATATCGGTGATTTATATCTTTACGACAATACCGTGCAGATCATAAAGCTGAACGGATCTCAAGTAAAGGAATGGCTAGAGATGTCTGCCGGACAATTTAATCAGATTGATCCTGCTAAAACAGGCGAACAGCCATTGCTTGATGCAAACTTCAGATCTTATAACTTTGACGTCATTGACGGCGTTACCTATCAAATTGATGTGACAAAGCCCGCTAAATACTCGGCCGATGGAAAAGTGATAAACGCTGATTCACGCAGAATCGTTAACTTCCAATATGAAGGCAAGGAAGTCAGCCCGGAGCAAGAGTTTTTAATTGTTACTAATAACTACCGTGCTTCCGGAGGCGGCGGATTCCCTAACATGGAGTCAGAAAATATTGCGTACATTTCAGCAGATGAAAATCGTCAGGCCTTAATGAACTATATTACAGAAGAACAGACAATCAACCCTTCTGCTGACGGAAACTGGTCAATCGCTCCAATTAAGGGAGATGCTGAAGTTGTATTTGAATCAACTCCCGCTGCAAAGGATTTTGCCGAAAAAACGGAAAATATCCGATATGCAGGAGAAGCAGCTGATGGGTTTGCAAAGTATTCCCTTGATTTAAAAGGCAGCGAAGTCACGCCTCCTTCTGACAGCTGGAAATTAACTGTTATGCACACCAACGACACACATGCACATCTTGATGACGTCGCCCGACGTGCTGCAAAGGTAAAAGAAATTCGTACACAAGAGGAAAACAGCATTTTATTAGATGCCGGCGATGTATTCTCAGGAGATTTATATTTTACTAGATGGAACGGACTTGCCGATGTCGAATTTATGAACATGATGCAATATGATGCAATGACGTTTGGAAATCATGAGTTTGACAAAGGACCTGATGTATTAAGAGCTTTTATTGAAAAAGCGAAGTTCCCGATTGTCAGTTCCAATGTAGATGTAGGCAACGAACCAAAATTGAGTGATTTAGTAAAAGATCCTAAAGACTTTCCATTGAAAAAAGAAGGCGTTATCTATCCCTACATCATTCTTGATGTGAATGGGGAGAAGGTTGCTCTCTACGGTCTGACAACAGAAGATACGCCTGAAGCTTCAAGCCCTGGTGAAAACATTGTATTCAAGGATGCTATCAAAGCATCTGAAGCAACAATAAAAACCATTACAGAAACAGAAAAAGTCGATAAGGTAATTGCTCTTACTCACCTTGGATACGAAAAAGACCTTGAGCTTGCTGAAAAAGTTGAAGGAATTGATGTGATTATCGGCGGCCACACACATACACTAGTCGATACATTAAAAGTAGTAGATGAGGATGAAACGCCTACGATTGTTGCCCAAGTGCAGGATTACGGCAAGTTCCTCGGTAAACTTGATGTTGCCTTTAACAAAGATGGTTTAGTCGTTCCTGCTGAATCAAGTACTGAACTGATTGCCATCGATAAAACAATAGCAGAAGATCCTGAAGCAAAAGCATTGTTGGATGGCTACAAAGAAGAGATTAACAGCTTTAAAGATAAAGTAGTCGGACATACAAAAGTTGCTCTGGACGGAAAACGCGAAAACGTCCGTTCAAAAGAAACAAACCTTGGAAACCTGATAGCTGATGGAATGCTTGCAAAAGCGAAAGAAGCAAAAGGTGCTCAGCTCGCGATTACAAACGGCGGAGGAATCCGTGAATCCATCAACGAAGGTGATATTAATCTCGGAGAAGTATTGACGGTCATGCCTTTCGGAAATACATTATTTGTTCTTGATGTAACAGGGGAGCAGATTGTCGAAGCACTTGAGCACGGAGTAAGTGCGGCAGAAGAAGGAAAAGGACAGTTCCCTCAAGTTGCAGGAGTTAAGTTCTCTTTCTCTAAAGGTCTTCCTGCAGGAGAGAGAATAATGGATGTTCAAGTCGAGAATGAAGATGGAACCTTCTCTGCTATAGAGCTGGAAAAATCATACCGTATTGCAACAAATGGATTTATGGGTGCCGGCGGTGACGGATATGATGTCTTTAAGGAAGCCTCCTATGCTGAAGATCTTTTCTTCGTAGATTATGAAGTGTTCCTTGAGCAGCTTGTAGCAGAAAAATCCGTTCAGCCAGAAATTGAAGGACGCATTATGGAATATTTCACACCTTCAGTTGATGTTCAAGACAATAAAGCAACGATTACATTTGATGATACTTTCATTCCGTATGTTGAACATACAAATGAAGTCCTGATCGACCTTTTCGGAACATCTGAATTTGATGCAGTTGAACTGAAGTTCACAAACAGCCAAATCGCAGCATTAAAAGCGAAAGAATCCAGTCTGTCTTTCAATAATGAAGCTGTCGGACTTGATATTCCGCTTTCAAATCTTGAAGAAAAAGAAACCAGTATTTCATTTGCAAAAACGGAAGAAATCGAAGATGCATTAACTGACACATATGACTTTACGCTCACACAAGATGGACAAGCTCTGACTAAATTCAAAGAGGAAGCGGCAATTGCCTTCTTCGTTGAAAATGCTGAAAATCCTCGAGTCTATTATGTGGACCGTGAAAAAGAAAAACTTAAAAAACTGGATGGAGTCTATGAAGACGGTACTGTTTATGGGTATACAAGCCATTTCAGCGAGTTTACCGTATTAGAATCAGCTGATGCAAACGGTCCTGGCAAAGGTTCCGGGAATGGAAATAACCCGGGCAGCGGCCCAGGACATGGAAACAGCCCTGATAAAGGCAATCACAATAACGGAGGGAACGGACTTCCTCACACGGCAACAAGCTCATTCAACATTATCCTGACAGGCTTAAGCATTTTGCTTGCAGGAAGCATTTTTTACTTCATTCAAAGACGCAGGTTAGGGAATAAATAA